One region of Pseudomonas sp. B21-040 genomic DNA includes:
- a CDS encoding proline/glycine betaine ABC transporter permease, translated as MFPESFTFSIADWVNGWVDSLVTNYGDVFRQISDTLLWAIVNLEGLLRAAPWWLMLAIVAGVAWHATRKVVTTAVIVGLLFLVGAVGLWDKLMQTLALMMVATIISVLIGIPLGILSARSNRLRSILMPLLDIMQTMPSFVYLIPVLMLFGLGKVPAIFATVIYAAPPLIRLTDLGIRQVDGEVMEAINAFGANRWQQLFGVQLPLALPSIMAGINQTTMMALSMVVIASMIGARGLGEDVLVGIQTLNVGRGLEAGLAIVILAVVIDRITQAYGRARHEVSK; from the coding sequence ATGTTTCCCGAAAGCTTTACCTTTTCCATCGCCGACTGGGTCAACGGTTGGGTCGACTCGTTGGTCACCAACTACGGCGACGTGTTTCGGCAGATCTCTGACACCCTGCTGTGGGCCATCGTCAATCTTGAAGGGCTGCTGCGCGCGGCGCCCTGGTGGCTGATGTTGGCCATCGTCGCAGGCGTTGCCTGGCACGCGACCCGCAAAGTCGTGACCACGGCCGTGATCGTCGGCTTGTTGTTCCTGGTGGGTGCCGTCGGCCTCTGGGACAAGCTGATGCAAACCCTGGCGTTGATGATGGTGGCGACGATCATTTCGGTGCTGATCGGCATTCCGCTGGGCATTCTCTCGGCGCGCAGCAACCGCCTGCGTTCGATACTGATGCCGCTGCTGGACATCATGCAGACCATGCCGAGTTTCGTGTACCTGATCCCGGTGCTGATGCTGTTCGGCCTGGGCAAGGTCCCGGCGATTTTCGCCACCGTGATTTACGCCGCGCCACCGCTGATCCGCTTGACCGATCTGGGCATTCGCCAGGTCGACGGTGAAGTGATGGAAGCGATCAACGCCTTCGGTGCCAACCGCTGGCAGCAACTGTTTGGCGTGCAACTGCCGCTGGCCCTGCCGAGCATCATGGCCGGGATCAACCAGACCACCATGATGGCGCTGTCGATGGTGGTCATTGCTTCGATGATCGGTGCCCGTGGCTTGGGTGAAGACGTGCTGGTGGGGATTCAGACCCTCAACGTCGGACGTGGCCTGGAAGCCGGTCTGGCGATCGTGATTCTGGCTGTGGTGATCGACCGTATTACTCAGGCGTACGGTCGGGCCCGGCATGAGGTGAGCAAATGA
- a CDS encoding glycine betaine/L-proline ABC transporter ATP-binding protein: protein MNNATVSKIEVKNVFKIFGNRSKDALAMIGQGKTKDQVLAETGCVVGVNDLSLSIGSGEIFVIMGLSGSGKSTLVRHFNRLIDPTSGAILVDGVDILQYDMEALREFRRRKISMVFQSFGLLPHKSVLDNVAYGLKIRGESKAMCAERALHWINTVGLKGYENKYPHQLSGGMRQRVGLARALAADTDIILMDEAFSALDPLIRAEMQDQLLELQKTLHKTIVFITHDLDEAVRIGNRIAILKDGRLIQVGTPREILHSPADEYVDRFVQRRAAVV from the coding sequence ATGAACAACGCGACCGTAAGCAAGATCGAAGTCAAAAACGTCTTCAAGATTTTTGGCAACCGTTCCAAAGATGCACTGGCGATGATTGGCCAGGGCAAAACCAAGGACCAGGTGCTGGCCGAAACCGGCTGCGTGGTCGGCGTGAACGATCTGTCGCTGAGCATCGGCAGCGGCGAGATCTTCGTGATCATGGGCCTGTCGGGCTCCGGCAAGTCGACTTTGGTACGCCACTTCAATCGCCTGATCGACCCGACCAGCGGCGCGATCCTGGTGGATGGCGTGGACATCCTGCAATACGACATGGAAGCCCTGCGCGAATTTCGTCGACGCAAGATCAGCATGGTGTTCCAGAGCTTCGGCCTGTTGCCGCACAAGAGCGTGCTGGACAACGTCGCCTACGGCTTGAAAATTCGTGGCGAGAGCAAAGCCATGTGCGCCGAGCGTGCGCTGCACTGGATCAACACCGTGGGCCTCAAGGGCTACGAAAACAAATACCCGCATCAGCTCTCGGGCGGCATGCGTCAGCGTGTGGGCCTGGCCCGTGCCCTGGCGGCGGACACCGACATCATCCTGATGGACGAAGCGTTCAGCGCCCTCGACCCGCTGATCCGCGCCGAGATGCAGGACCAGTTGCTGGAGCTGCAAAAGACCCTGCACAAGACCATCGTCTTCATCACCCACGACCTCGACGAGGCCGTGCGCATCGGCAACCGCATCGCGATCCTCAAGGACGGCCGCCTGATCCAGGTCGGCACCCCGAGAGAGATCCTGCATTCGCCGGCGGATGAATATGTCGACCGGTTTGTGCAACGGCGGGCGGCGGTGGTTTAA
- a CDS encoding ABC transporter substrate-binding protein, whose amino-acid sequence MKSNKTLLTTLLSMGLLASAGATQAAGWCESGKPVKFAGLNWESAMLLTDVLQVVLEKGYDCKTDSLPGNSITMENALSSNDIQVFAEEWVGRSEVWNKAEKAGKVVGVGAPVVGAVEGWYVPRYVIEGDAKRKLEPKAPDLKNIADLGKYSAIFKDAEEPSKGRFYNCPAGWTCELDNSEMLKSYGLESTYTNFRPGTGPALDAAVLSSYKRGEPILFYYWSPTPLMGQVDVVKLEEKPGVNKTVDIKVGLSKTFHEQAPELVAVLEKVNVPIDILNQNLGRMTKERIESPKLAKIFLKEHPEVWHAWVSEDAAKKIDAAL is encoded by the coding sequence ATGAAATCGAACAAGACCCTGCTGACCACATTGCTTTCCATGGGCCTGCTGGCCAGTGCCGGCGCCACTCAGGCAGCCGGTTGGTGCGAGTCGGGCAAACCGGTGAAATTTGCCGGCCTGAACTGGGAAAGCGCCATGCTGCTGACCGACGTGCTGCAAGTCGTGTTGGAGAAAGGCTACGACTGCAAGACCGACAGCCTGCCGGGCAACTCCATCACCATGGAAAACGCCCTGAGCAGCAACGACATTCAAGTGTTTGCCGAAGAGTGGGTCGGCCGCAGCGAAGTCTGGAACAAGGCCGAGAAGGCCGGCAAAGTCGTCGGTGTCGGCGCTCCGGTTGTTGGCGCGGTTGAAGGCTGGTACGTGCCGCGCTACGTGATCGAAGGCGACGCCAAGCGCAAACTGGAACCTAAAGCCCCGGACCTGAAAAACATTGCTGACCTGGGCAAATACTCGGCGATCTTCAAAGACGCTGAAGAGCCGTCCAAAGGCCGTTTCTACAATTGCCCGGCCGGCTGGACCTGTGAGCTGGACAACAGCGAAATGCTGAAAAGCTACGGTCTGGAAAGCACCTACACCAACTTCCGCCCAGGCACCGGCCCGGCGCTGGATGCCGCCGTGCTGTCGAGCTACAAGCGTGGCGAGCCGATCCTGTTCTACTACTGGTCGCCCACCCCGCTGATGGGCCAGGTCGATGTGGTGAAACTCGAAGAGAAGCCAGGCGTGAACAAGACCGTGGATATCAAGGTCGGCCTGTCCAAGACGTTCCACGAACAAGCCCCGGAACTGGTGGCTGTACTGGAAAAAGTCAATGTGCCGATCGACATCCTCAACCAGAACCTGGGGCGCATGACCAAAGAGCGGATCGAGTCGCCAAAACTGGCCAAGATCTTCTTGAAGGAACATCCTGAAGTCTGGCACGCCTGGGTGAGCGAAGACGCAGCCAAGAAAATCGACGCGGCCTTGTAG